The following proteins come from a genomic window of Corallococcus sp. NCRR:
- a CDS encoding STM4011 family radical SAM protein translates to MKLTVLYRGPLSGCNYGCEYCPFGKWKQSEEELTKDRADLERFLQWVEARTQDTVSVFFTPWGEALIWPWYQQALARLTHLPHVERAAVQTNLSCRLDWLTDCRTEKLGIWATYHPEWMKRARFLAQCQHLSEHGVRHSAGMVGFRRFADEAEALRRELPEDTYLWINAVKDGLDAYTPEDVERFTRIDPLFPVNNTRHPSRGRACRGGESVLSVDGDGTAYRCHFIKEPLGNLYAPDFDAALKPRPCSKDTCGCHIGYVHLEYLELDRVFGSGLLERVPATRLWTGGAQRSASRISQS, encoded by the coding sequence ATGAAGCTCACCGTGCTCTACCGGGGCCCGCTGTCCGGCTGTAACTACGGCTGCGAGTACTGCCCCTTCGGCAAGTGGAAGCAGAGCGAGGAGGAGCTCACGAAGGACCGCGCGGACCTGGAGCGGTTCCTCCAGTGGGTGGAGGCGCGCACGCAGGACACCGTGTCCGTGTTCTTCACGCCGTGGGGCGAGGCGCTCATCTGGCCCTGGTATCAGCAGGCCCTCGCGCGCCTGACGCACCTGCCCCACGTGGAGCGCGCGGCGGTGCAGACGAACCTCTCCTGCCGGCTGGACTGGCTCACGGACTGCCGCACGGAGAAGCTGGGCATCTGGGCCACGTACCATCCGGAGTGGATGAAGCGTGCGCGCTTCCTCGCTCAGTGCCAGCACTTGTCGGAGCACGGCGTGCGGCACAGCGCGGGCATGGTGGGCTTCCGGCGCTTCGCGGACGAAGCCGAGGCCCTGCGCCGCGAGCTCCCCGAGGACACGTACCTGTGGATCAACGCGGTGAAGGACGGCCTGGACGCGTACACGCCCGAGGACGTGGAGCGCTTCACCCGCATCGATCCGCTCTTCCCGGTGAACAACACGCGCCACCCCAGCCGGGGCCGGGCCTGCCGTGGCGGCGAGTCCGTGCTGTCCGTGGACGGTGACGGCACCGCGTACCGGTGCCACTTCATCAAGGAGCCGCTGGGCAACCTCTACGCGCCAGACTTCGACGCGGCGTTGAAGCCGCGCCCATGCTCGAAGGACACGTGCGGGTGTCACATCGGCTACGTGCACCTGGAGTACCTGGAGCTGGATCGCGTGTTCGGCTCCGGGCTGCTGGAGCGCGTGCCGGCGACGCGGCTGTGGACGGGCGGCGCTCAGCGCAGCGCTTCGCGGATCTCCCAGTCGTAG
- a CDS encoding STM4012 family radical SAM protein, with protein MTRLESMLEGTPYVAYLYGYPHKTAYRPLTPALPLEDVWAKERRDALFLYLHVPFCEMRCGFCNLFTAAGPKEDVVAAWLAALKREARRVKEALGPATFARAAIGGGTPTLLDVAGLETVFDLAAELGVDPRDVPMSVEVSPETVDADKVALLKARGVDRVSMGVQSFLESEVAAVKRPQKTAQVEATLDLLRSAGFPTLNLDLIYGIEGQTVETFLHSLEAALRYAPEELYLYPLYVRPLTFLGKKSRAWDDLRLSLYRTGRDFLLSRGYTQVSMRMFRAAHAPAARGAVYRCQEDGMVGLGVGARSYAGAVHYSSEYAVASREVRGIIQAYSERDTASFGEVRYGFVLDAAEQRHRHLVLSLLAEGVDPGVYRQRFGTEAQSDFPMLAELEAHGLARDVDGVFQLTPAGVERSDLIGPWLDSEAVRARMAEYSWR; from the coding sequence ATGACGCGCCTGGAGTCGATGCTCGAAGGGACGCCGTACGTGGCGTACCTCTACGGCTACCCGCACAAGACGGCCTACCGCCCGCTCACGCCCGCGCTGCCGCTGGAGGACGTCTGGGCGAAGGAGCGGCGGGACGCGCTGTTCCTCTACCTGCACGTCCCGTTCTGCGAGATGCGCTGCGGGTTCTGCAACCTCTTCACCGCCGCGGGCCCGAAGGAGGACGTCGTCGCAGCGTGGCTCGCCGCGCTGAAGCGCGAGGCCCGCCGGGTGAAGGAGGCGCTGGGGCCGGCCACGTTCGCGCGGGCCGCGATTGGCGGTGGCACCCCCACCCTGCTGGACGTCGCGGGGCTGGAGACGGTGTTCGACCTGGCGGCGGAGCTGGGCGTGGATCCTCGAGATGTGCCCATGTCCGTGGAGGTGTCGCCGGAGACGGTGGACGCGGACAAGGTGGCGCTCTTGAAGGCCCGGGGCGTGGACCGGGTGAGCATGGGCGTGCAGAGCTTCCTGGAGTCCGAGGTCGCCGCGGTAAAGCGGCCCCAGAAGACGGCGCAGGTGGAGGCCACGCTGGACCTGCTGCGGAGCGCGGGCTTCCCCACGCTCAACCTGGACCTCATCTACGGCATCGAGGGCCAGACGGTGGAGACGTTCCTCCACTCGCTGGAGGCGGCGCTGCGGTACGCGCCGGAGGAGCTGTACCTCTACCCGCTCTACGTGCGGCCCCTCACCTTCCTGGGCAAGAAGTCGCGCGCGTGGGACGACCTGCGGCTGTCGCTCTACCGGACCGGCCGGGACTTCCTCCTGTCGCGCGGCTACACGCAGGTGTCCATGCGGATGTTCCGCGCGGCGCATGCGCCCGCGGCTCGGGGCGCGGTGTACCGCTGCCAGGAGGACGGCATGGTGGGCCTGGGCGTGGGCGCGCGTTCGTACGCGGGCGCGGTGCACTACTCGTCCGAGTACGCGGTGGCCTCGCGCGAGGTGCGCGGCATCATCCAGGCGTACAGCGAGCGGGATACGGCGTCGTTCGGGGAGGTGCGCTACGGCTTCGTGCTGGACGCGGCCGAGCAGCGCCACCGGCACCTGGTGCTGTCGCTGCTGGCGGAGGGCGTGGACCCGGGCGTGTACCGCCAGCGCTTCGGCACGGAGGCGCAGTCGGACTTCCCGATGCTCGCGGAGCTGGAGGCGCACGGGCTGGCGCGCGACGTGGACGGCGTGTTCCAGCTCACTCCGGCGGGCGTGGAGCGCTCGGATTTGATTGGCCCGTGGCTGGACTCGGAGGCCGTGCGCGCGCGCATGGCGGAGTACTCCTGGCGATGA